The following nucleotide sequence is from Vicingaceae bacterium.
AGTTTTTAAAAACGCAATAAGATCGGCTTTTTGTTGTGGATTGAGATTCAATCCGTTTTGAAACGATGGCAAATTCATGATGGGATCGAGATTGGGTGAATTATGCTTTACACCGCTGTTGTAATGCTCTATCACCTCTTGTAATGATTTAAAGCGTCCGTCGTGCATATACGGAGAGGTCAGTTCAACATTTCTTAGCGTGGGGGTTTTAAATTTACCCATATCGTAACTATTGCCGGTGACAGCACCATATCCTTGATCTGAAAACGTTTCGTCCAAACCATTGTTGTGAAAATCGTTGTCAGTAAACAATGGCGAAGCCGGTCCTCCATGACAGTGAAAACAATCGCCGGTTTCGGTAGTAAATATATTTAAACCACTTAATTCGCTGGGTGTAAGCATGACTTCCCCTCTAAGATAACGGTCAAATTTTGAATTGGCCGAAACCAGTGTTCTGACAAACTGGCCAATGGCTTTGACCACCAAAATAGAATCTATATTTTTCGTACCAAAAGCTTCATAAAAATACGCGGGATATTTGGGATGTCTTTGTAAACGTTTGACGGCCTCAGGCCAGGTGTTATGCATTTCTATTGGGTCTCGTACTGGATGCAATGCCTGCTCTTCCGGTGAGACAGCTCTGCCATCCCAAAACAAACGTGGCATCCAGGCAACATTGATCAATGGCATGGAGTTACGGTGGCCCTCAATTCCGTCAATACCTTTGCTATATCGGGCCGTATCGGTGAATGAAGCAAATTGCATATGACACGAAGCACAAGATTGGGTGCTGTCGCCCGATAATATAGGATCATAAAAAAGTTTACGGCCAAGTTCCACACCCTCAACAGTCAAAGGATTATCAGGTGGAAAGACAGGATCAGGAAATCCCGGGGGATTGACCCAAGGATAAGGGGTCGGGTCATAAACAAGGGTATCGTCAGGATTATCACCTGATGGCACCGGCCATGCCGGATCTTTCCTGCATCCATATAATACAGCCAAAATTGATATAATAAAAATAAATCTTACCATTTTCATACATTCAAAATTAAGAAAAAAATGGTTTTATGAAATTTTAAATCCCAACACAGTAACATCGTCGATCTGATCGTAGCTATTTTTCCATTCTTCGAAAAAATTTAAAAGTTGGTTTCCTTGTTCTTGCATGGGCAATGTAGCATAATTTTCAATTAATTGAATAAACCTGCTGTGTTTAAGTTTCTTGAACTTGGACCCACCAAATTGATCGGGATAACCGTCAGAAAACAAATAAAACGTATCATCCGTGCCAATAACCGTTTTTTGCGTATGAAAAACGATTTCTCCGGGAAAACCAATAGGCAGGTCATCCGGTTTCACTTCCATCAGAACCTGCTTGGTTGCCGAAAAATGATATAATGCAATGTTGGCTCCTGCAAAATAGAGGTTATTTTCGTTTTGATTCCAACAGCACAATCCAATATCCATACCTTCTTTGATATAGTGTGGCGACGTTGAAAAATGAGTGTTGATAATTTTATTGCATTCGGTGAGAATTTCTCCGGGATTGTTCAATCCCGATTCTATGACAACTTTTTTCAGTGCATTGCTGCATACCATACTCAACAACGATCCCGGCACACCATGTCCGGTACAATCTGCCACGGCAAGGAATATTTTATTTTCTTTTTGAACCATCCAATAAAAATCGCCGGAAACAATATCTCTTGGTAAGTATATCAGAAAATATTTTTTAAAGAAACTTTCCATCGTGTGTCGATCCGGTAGAATGGTTTGTTGTATTCTTTTCGCATAATTGATACTGTCGATGATCTCCCTGTTTTTATTTTCAATAATAAGATATGATTCATCCAATAAAATTCGGGCTTTTACTTCATTCAAGACAGAACGGTAATTGAATATTGCCAGGATCATGGTAAAAAATGATACTGTCAAAAAAAACAAACCTCCGTTTTTTAAATACATCAATTCATCATGTATCCCGACAATTTTGATAAAAAACCAAAAAGATGCAGCACCATAAAGATAACATAGTAAAGATAAAGAATAAGGAATAATCACGACAGAATAATATGCGGCAAATGCGGTTGAAAAACCAATATAATAAGGAATCAAAGAATCTTCAGGGACGATGGCGCACATGTAAGCAATTTCTGTAACCACCAACAAAAAAATTATTTGTGTAGCCCAATAAGGATGCAGCTTCCGTTTGACCATCAAAATAAAGCAAACCAACATGACAACCAAAGCCAACAAACGTAAACCCAAGAACAAGTAAAACAAATCCCTTGCAAAAATATAATCATTGATTGCCCATGCCGGATAAAGAATCATGCTTGCAATGAACAATACTTTCGATCGTTGTAAAATTTTTTCATAAAAACGTTTACGAAAAAGGTTATCTACCTCATTTTTAATCAATGGATCGTTATTTTTTGAAATGCTTTTCAAAACAATTTTTATTGGAAATTCAATATTTGCTTCATTGCAGGCAAATGTCAAAAATATGGTTACCCGGAATTCAATGTTGTTTTATATAACAAAGATGATAAAAAATAAATAAAAACACAACCATTTATATCCGGGATTGATAACCGCAAAAAGAATATTTTTTCTTGCCGCGATCAAATAAATTGTTGGCTACTCCGCAATTCTAAAAGCGACAATTTGGAGAATGTCATTCCGACAAATCGGGATTTATAAAAGTGTTACTAAAATTTATAATTAACCCCCAAGCCAAAAACCTCTTTAAATTGTGTTCTTGGACCTTGTTTATCTATGATGCCGTCATCATTTGTGTCTTGTTTGATAATGATGTCGTCATCATAAATAACGGCTATAGATAGTGAAGCCGAAAGAAATTTATTGATTTTAAAATTAAAAATGCTTTCTGCGTTGATATCAATGTTTTGCGGATTGTTAAGATAATTGCTGAAAAAATCAGACCTGATTTGCCAAACCACATTTTCCATTATCTCCTTTTTGGAGGCTATTCTAATATACCCCCCTATTTCATATCGAATGTTTTGTCCGGGTTGAAGCAATTGGCCATTTCCATCATACTCGGCAGGTCTTACTCCAAAAGCGCCCTGATTGGCCAGCATCGTGTCCCTGACTATAGTAATTTTTGTGGTTAACGGAGCAGCAAATATCGTAATGTTTTTGTCCGGGCCATAATTTATACCCAATGCGCCCATAATATAGGCCGGTGCGAAAAAATCCGAAATTTTCACGCTATCGTTAGGGTAATTGTAACCCGGAGCAAATTGCGTTCTAAAATTTAACAAAAAAGCGTAATAGCCATTCTTAAAAGCCCGATAACCAAAACGGCTCAAAAATTCAATTTTATCGTCAGTTTTCCTAATTCCTTGACCCTGTTGCGATAAAATACCATAAGCCAGATCTAATTGATTTTCAAACCAGCTTTTCTCCCATAATCTTTGCAAATTGAGAGATAACAAAGAGTTAATGTTTATGGAATTTTGACCACCGGAAGCCCAATTAAAATATTGTGATTGAGAAAAATTTAAATTGTAAATTCCGGAAAATTTCCACCCTAAAACCGTATCTTTTTTTTCTTTGATCAAATCGACCAAATTTCCCGTTGAAGGCTGTGCA
It contains:
- the mauG gene encoding cytochrome-c peroxidase → MKMVRFIFIISILAVLYGCRKDPAWPVPSGDNPDDTLVYDPTPYPWVNPPGFPDPVFPPDNPLTVEGVELGRKLFYDPILSGDSTQSCASCHMQFASFTDTARYSKGIDGIEGHRNSMPLINVAWMPRLFWDGRAVSPEEQALHPVRDPIEMHNTWPEAVKRLQRHPKYPAYFYEAFGTKNIDSILVVKAIGQFVRTLVSANSKFDRYLRGEVMLTPSELSGLNIFTTETGDCFHCHGGPASPLFTDNDFHNNGLDETFSDQGYGAVTGNSYDMGKFKTPTLRNVELTSPYMHDGRFKSLQEVIEHYNSGVKHNSPNLDPIMNLPSFQNGLNLNPQQKADLIAFLKTLTDTSFIHNPKFSNPFTQ